A section of the Bacteroidetes bacterium GWF2_43_63 genome encodes:
- a CDS encoding cytochrome C assembly protein: MTEISFQFIGITSIVLLVLAIILMVFRRTRKVAVLISSLAVLVLTFYIVNLWIELHRPPLRTLGETRLWYGFFLSLLGVLLWFRWKYVWLFIYANVTATVFITIDLLNPAALDQTLMPALQSVWFVPHVVVYIIGYALLGVSALAAAIRLILPLFGKEIKLSMDYTDNTVYFGIAFLTVGIIFGALWAKAAWGHYWTWDPKETWAFITWMTYLIYIHLRLRQPGNEKVVSWILIFAFVFLMITWLGIQYLPAAQNSVHTY; encoded by the coding sequence ATGACGGAAATCAGTTTTCAGTTTATCGGAATCACTTCTATCGTCCTGCTGGTGCTGGCTATCATTCTTATGGTTTTCCGCAGGACAAGAAAAGTGGCTGTGCTGATTTCATCACTGGCGGTTCTTGTATTGACGTTCTACATAGTGAATCTGTGGATTGAACTTCATCGACCGCCGCTACGAACCTTGGGCGAAACCCGCCTCTGGTACGGATTCTTTCTTTCGTTGCTGGGGGTTCTACTTTGGTTTCGATGGAAGTATGTCTGGCTCTTCATCTATGCCAATGTGACCGCGACCGTTTTTATAACGATTGACCTGTTGAATCCTGCAGCGCTCGATCAGACATTGATGCCCGCCCTTCAAAGTGTCTGGTTTGTACCCCATGTAGTAGTTTACATCATTGGCTATGCCTTGCTCGGGGTTTCGGCGCTGGCTGCAGCTATCCGATTAATTCTGCCACTCTTTGGAAAAGAGATTAAGCTCAGCATGGACTATACTGACAACACGGTTTATTTTGGTATTGCATTTCTGACGGTCGGCATTATTTTCGGCGCACTGTGGGCCAAAGCAGCCTGGGGACATTACTGGACCTGGGATCCAAAAGAGACCTGGGCTTTTATAACATGGATGACCTATCTCATTTACATTCATTTAAGACTGCGACAGCCGGGAAACGAGAAAGTAGTGTCCTGGATTCTGATATTTGCCTTTGTTTTCCTAATGATTACATGGTTGGGAATACAATATTTGCCAGCAGCGCAAAACAGCGTTCATACATACTGA
- a CDS encoding ammonia-forming cytochrome c nitrite reductase subunit c552: MKSITEMVSKKPWLGWVLFLGTVLIVFLLGLLAASIIERRAESEFTYKPDVTFGETEPRSEIWGQNFPREYDSWLQTADTSFKSKHGGSATRDILAEDPRIVVLFAGYAFSKDFKQARGHFHAIDDVNNTLRTGAPKDGVPGPQPSTCWTCKSPDVVRVMKEKGVKEFYTGTWESLGAEIVNPIGCLDCHDPKTMNLTITRPGLIEAFERRGIDVNKSTHQEMRTLVCAQCHVEYYFDKKKYEGAAYLTFPWDSGFSVEKIESYYDNIEFADWVHGVSRTPMLKAQHPDYELFMSGVHYKRGVACADCHMPYKNEGGQKFSDHHIQSPLNNISSSCMVCHREETEDLIDDVYTRQDKIKEIRDQLEVQLVWAHFEAKAAWDNGATEEQMKPVLKLIRQAQWRWDYVAASHGSSFHAPLEVSRIISHGLDRAREARMQLQRILLLLGVKDGVPYPDIDTKAKAQKLIGLDMPTLEKEKKEFISKEIPKWATKAKEREKKYIVKSLNTE, from the coding sequence ATGAAATCCATCACTGAAATGGTATCAAAAAAGCCCTGGCTGGGTTGGGTTCTTTTTCTGGGAACCGTTCTCATTGTGTTTTTGCTCGGACTGCTTGCAGCTTCGATCATTGAACGCCGGGCCGAATCGGAATTTACCTACAAACCCGATGTGACTTTTGGTGAAACCGAGCCACGCAGCGAAATCTGGGGTCAGAATTTTCCACGCGAATACGACAGCTGGTTGCAAACAGCCGACACCAGTTTCAAAAGCAAGCACGGAGGATCGGCTACACGCGATATTCTGGCCGAAGATCCAAGAATTGTTGTTCTGTTTGCCGGGTACGCTTTTTCGAAAGATTTTAAACAAGCCCGGGGGCATTTTCACGCTATTGATGATGTGAATAATACGCTTCGAACCGGCGCACCGAAAGATGGCGTTCCCGGCCCGCAGCCAAGTACATGCTGGACATGCAAAAGCCCGGACGTAGTGAGAGTAATGAAAGAAAAAGGTGTGAAGGAATTTTATACCGGCACCTGGGAATCGCTGGGAGCGGAAATTGTAAACCCCATTGGCTGTCTCGATTGTCATGACCCGAAGACCATGAATCTGACCATCACCCGCCCCGGACTTATCGAAGCGTTTGAACGCAGAGGCATAGATGTAAACAAATCGACGCATCAGGAAATGAGAACGCTGGTTTGCGCTCAATGCCACGTTGAATATTATTTCGATAAAAAGAAATACGAAGGCGCTGCTTATCTCACTTTCCCATGGGATTCAGGATTTTCTGTCGAAAAAATCGAAAGCTATTACGACAATATTGAATTTGCTGACTGGGTCCATGGAGTTTCGCGAACACCCATGCTCAAAGCGCAGCATCCGGATTATGAATTGTTCATGAGCGGCGTGCATTACAAACGAGGCGTTGCCTGTGCAGATTGTCACATGCCATATAAAAACGAAGGCGGTCAGAAGTTTTCCGACCATCACATACAGAGTCCGCTGAACAATATTTCTTCATCGTGCATGGTTTGCCACAGGGAAGAAACCGAAGACCTGATTGATGACGTTTATACTCGTCAGGATAAGATTAAGGAAATCCGCGACCAGCTTGAGGTTCAGCTTGTATGGGCTCATTTCGAGGCGAAAGCCGCCTGGGATAATGGCGCTACCGAAGAACAAATGAAACCGGTTTTAAAACTTATTCGTCAGGCACAATGGCGCTGGGACTATGTTGCAGCCAGTCACGGAAGTTCCTTCCATGCACCGCTTGAAGTTTCACGCATTATCAGTCATGGTCTGGACAGAGCCCGTGAAGCGAGAATGCAGTTGCAGCGAATTCTGTTGTTGCTTGGAGTAAAAGACGGAGTGCCGTATCCGGACATCGACACAAAAGCAAAAGCTCAAAAATTGATTGGCCTTGATATGCCCACGCTCGAAAAAGAAAAGAAGGAATTCATCAGCAAAGAGATTCCCAAGTGGGCAACCAAAGCCAAAGAGCGTGAAAAGAAATACATCGTAAAATCGCTCAATACGGAATAA
- a CDS encoding cytochrome c nitrite reductase small subunit translates to MIKFIQKLLPPPKWRIPLIFLSGIILGLGAFLFYVSKAHTYLSDDPATCMNCHIMAPQYSTWLHSSHRERAVCNDCHVPHNNFLNHYYFKARDGMRHATIFTLRAEPQVIFIKEAGQKVVQQNCIRCHGDLLNSGNTKMYTSQYDDFREERHCWECHREVPHGRVNSLNSVPNARVPKPGTAVPGWLHKMMNKNK, encoded by the coding sequence ATGATTAAGTTCATACAGAAACTATTGCCACCCCCCAAATGGAGAATTCCACTGATATTTTTATCAGGGATTATTCTCGGGCTGGGAGCATTTCTGTTTTATGTATCGAAAGCGCATACCTATCTGAGTGACGATCCGGCAACCTGCATGAACTGCCATATTATGGCTCCTCAGTACAGCACATGGCTGCACAGTTCACACAGAGAAAGGGCCGTGTGCAACGATTGTCATGTACCGCACAATAATTTTTTAAACCACTATTATTTTAAAGCAAGAGACGGAATGCGGCATGCAACCATCTTTACATTACGCGCTGAGCCACAGGTAATTTTTATAAAAGAAGCCGGACAGAAAGTGGTTCAGCAAAACTGCATTCGTTGTCACGGAGACCTTCTGAACAGTGGTAACACAAAAATGTACACTTCGCAGTACGATGACTTCCGCGAAGAGCGCCACTGCTGGGAGTGTCACCGCGAAGTTCCTCATGGCCGGGTGAACAGTCTGAACAGTGTTCCCAATGCACGAGTACCGAAGCCCGGAACAGCAGTCCCCGGCTGGCTTCACAAGATGATGAATAAAAACAAATAA
- a CDS encoding NADPH-dependent oxidoreductase gives MTALETLLQHRSIRKYKQDPVPENILKSILGAGSRAATTGNMQVYSIVVTRDQEIKNQLLPLHFGQKMIAEAPVVLTFCADFNRFNQWCDQRNAEPGYDNFLSFMTASIDALLVAQNCVVAAEHFGLGTVYLGTTTYMADKIIDVLKLPKGVVPITTVTIGYPAETPGLTDRLPMRAVVHYETYNEFDAATIDALYAEKENSDEYKKFVTDSQVDNLAQVFTQKRYSKKDNVAFSKSLLAVLQKQGFMNND, from the coding sequence ATGACAGCCCTCGAAACCCTTCTACAGCACCGCAGCATTCGCAAATACAAACAGGATCCGGTTCCTGAAAACATACTCAAATCTATTCTCGGAGCCGGCTCACGTGCCGCTACTACCGGCAATATGCAGGTGTACAGCATTGTTGTGACCCGCGATCAGGAAATCAAAAATCAATTGCTGCCACTGCATTTCGGACAAAAAATGATTGCCGAAGCGCCTGTGGTGCTTACATTCTGTGCCGATTTTAACCGATTCAATCAATGGTGCGATCAGCGCAATGCAGAGCCTGGCTACGATAATTTTCTTTCTTTCATGACCGCTTCCATTGATGCATTGCTGGTGGCACAGAACTGTGTGGTGGCTGCCGAACATTTCGGACTCGGCACTGTATATCTCGGAACAACCACCTACATGGCCGACAAAATCATCGACGTGCTGAAACTTCCGAAAGGCGTTGTACCGATTACTACGGTTACTATTGGCTATCCGGCCGAAACACCGGGCCTCACAGATCGGCTCCCTATGCGGGCTGTAGTACATTACGAAACCTACAACGAATTTGATGCAGCTACCATCGACGCACTGTATGCGGAAAAAGAAAATTCGGATGAATATAAAAAATTTGTGACCGATAGTCAGGTTGACAATCTGGCTCAGGTATTCACGCAGAAACGCTATTCGAAAAAAGACAATGTTGCTTTCTCAAAATCATTGCTCGCAGTTTTGCAGAAGCAGGGTTTTATGAATAATGATTAA
- a CDS encoding tRNA 2-thiouridine(34) synthase MnmA: MTPNPSTALLISGGVDSSVAAQMLMEQGIRPDLYYIAIGPDQDFKGFDCKMEEDIDLCKLVARRFNLAFDVVPLHNQYWDMVVQYHIETLKVGRTPNPDLLCNQLIKFGAFEDKVGYKYDRLATGHYAWIQDTDAGRFLHTAKDKHKDQTYFLAQLSAKQISRLMFPIGQLTKSEVRKIASELDFPNATRKDSQGICFIGRSHYKDFVEHLLGKKTGDFIEFSTGKKLGEHHGHWFFTVGQRKGLGLAGGPWFVVKKDAETNIVYIACGYEPDEVYGRDIYINQPHFLFPFEIKENEEAEVTVKIRHTPTFSKAIIRRTMQGFHIITDELQHGIAPGQFAVVYDRNKEFVLLSGEMEVA, encoded by the coding sequence ATGACCCCAAATCCTTCAACGGCATTATTGATTTCAGGCGGCGTCGATAGTTCGGTGGCCGCGCAGATGCTGATGGAGCAGGGCATAAGGCCCGATCTGTATTATATCGCTATTGGTCCTGATCAGGATTTCAAAGGCTTCGACTGCAAAATGGAGGAGGATATTGATTTGTGCAAACTGGTGGCGCGCCGCTTCAATCTTGCGTTTGACGTGGTTCCACTGCATAACCAATATTGGGACATGGTCGTACAGTATCACATCGAAACGCTGAAAGTGGGACGCACTCCCAATCCCGACTTGTTGTGCAATCAGCTGATTAAATTCGGCGCGTTCGAAGATAAAGTCGGCTACAAATACGATCGTCTTGCAACAGGCCACTACGCATGGATTCAGGACACCGATGCCGGAAGATTTTTACACACTGCAAAAGACAAACACAAGGATCAGACTTATTTTCTGGCGCAGCTGAGTGCAAAACAGATTTCGCGCTTGATGTTTCCGATCGGACAACTCACCAAATCCGAAGTGCGCAAAATCGCATCAGAACTCGATTTTCCGAATGCCACACGAAAAGACAGTCAGGGAATTTGTTTCATCGGACGCAGTCACTACAAGGATTTTGTTGAACATTTGCTGGGCAAAAAGACAGGCGATTTCATTGAATTCTCCACAGGTAAAAAACTTGGCGAGCATCACGGACACTGGTTTTTCACTGTAGGGCAGCGCAAAGGTCTCGGTCTTGCCGGCGGCCCTTGGTTCGTTGTAAAAAAAGATGCTGAAACCAACATCGTCTACATCGCATGCGGCTACGAGCCCGATGAAGTTTATGGCCGCGATATTTATATCAACCAGCCGCATTTTCTTTTTCCGTTCGAAATAAAAGAAAACGAAGAAGCGGAGGTAACGGTGAAAATCCGCCACACGCCTACGTTCTCAAAGGCCATCATCCGCAGAACCATGCAAGGTTTTCACATTATCACCGACGAATTACAACACGGAATCGCGCCCGGCCAGTTCGCCGTGGTATACGATCGGAACAAAGAATTCGTGCTGCTTTCGGGCGAGATGGAGGTGGCTTGA
- a CDS encoding peptide chain release factor 3: protein MTVKQEEIHKRRTFGIISHPDAGKTTLTEKLLLFGGAIQTAGAVKNNKITKTATSDFMEIEKQRGISVATSVMGFEYKGYKINILDTPGHKDFAEDTYRTLTAVDSVILVIDCVKGVEEQTRKLTEVCRMRHTPIIIFINKLDREGQDPYHLLEEIEQELNIHTRPLTWPIGIGSTFKGVYDLFEKKLQFFSPNNTKMSEDICDIENLESEKLDNHIGSTAANKLREDVELIEGIYEPFNQELYSEGYLAPVFFGSAVNNFGIKELLETFVHIAPSPLPRPTNIREIQPGEKNFSGFVFKIHANLDPNHRDRIAFCRIVSGKFERNKFYYHTRLDKKLRFTNPVGFMANEKNIIEEAFPGDVVGLYDTGVFKIGDTLSEGEALFFKGIPSFSPEIFKELVNKDPFKAKQLEKGIRQLTDEGVAQLFIKQPGNRKIVGTVGELQFEVIQFRLLHEYGASCSFTHLNYYKACWLTSTDKEIMTRFIARKSQYIAYDKDDRAVFMAESEWMLKMAREDYPQIEFHFTSEFKTEQQHKTY from the coding sequence TTGACAGTGAAACAGGAAGAAATACATAAAAGAAGAACGTTTGGCATTATCAGCCACCCTGATGCAGGCAAAACTACATTGACAGAAAAGCTGCTGTTGTTTGGAGGCGCCATACAAACTGCGGGCGCAGTCAAGAACAACAAAATAACGAAAACGGCTACTTCCGATTTTATGGAAATTGAGAAGCAGCGCGGCATTTCCGTTGCCACCTCTGTAATGGGCTTCGAATATAAAGGATACAAAATAAATATTCTTGATACTCCAGGCCATAAAGATTTTGCAGAAGACACCTACCGCACATTGACTGCTGTTGATAGTGTAATTCTTGTAATTGATTGCGTGAAGGGTGTTGAGGAGCAAACCCGCAAATTAACTGAGGTTTGCAGGATGCGACATACCCCTATCATCATTTTTATAAACAAATTAGACCGCGAGGGGCAAGACCCCTATCATTTGCTGGAAGAGATTGAGCAGGAACTGAACATTCACACCCGCCCGCTCACATGGCCCATTGGCATTGGCAGCACCTTTAAAGGCGTCTATGATTTGTTTGAAAAAAAACTGCAGTTTTTCTCACCCAACAACACAAAAATGTCCGAGGATATTTGTGATATAGAAAATCTGGAATCAGAGAAACTCGATAATCACATAGGAAGCACTGCTGCAAATAAATTGCGCGAAGATGTGGAATTGATAGAAGGCATTTATGAGCCATTCAATCAGGAACTGTACAGCGAGGGCTATTTAGCTCCGGTATTTTTCGGAAGTGCCGTCAATAATTTTGGGATAAAAGAATTGCTCGAAACTTTTGTTCATATCGCTCCTTCGCCGCTTCCACGGCCAACAAACATCAGGGAAATTCAGCCAGGAGAGAAAAACTTCTCGGGCTTTGTTTTTAAAATTCACGCCAACCTCGATCCAAATCACCGCGACAGAATTGCTTTTTGCAGAATCGTGTCCGGCAAATTTGAACGTAATAAATTTTACTATCACACCCGGCTTGATAAAAAACTTCGTTTCACGAATCCTGTTGGATTTATGGCCAACGAAAAAAATATTATCGAGGAGGCCTTTCCCGGGGATGTTGTTGGGTTATACGATACAGGCGTTTTTAAAATTGGCGATACTTTATCGGAAGGTGAAGCACTTTTTTTTAAAGGAATTCCAAGTTTTTCGCCTGAAATTTTCAAAGAACTGGTAAACAAAGATCCTTTCAAAGCCAAGCAATTGGAAAAAGGAATACGGCAGTTGACCGATGAAGGTGTTGCGCAGCTTTTTATAAAGCAGCCAGGCAATAGAAAAATTGTCGGCACCGTTGGCGAATTGCAATTCGAAGTCATTCAATTCCGATTGTTGCACGAATATGGTGCATCATGCTCTTTTACTCATCTAAACTATTATAAAGCTTGTTGGCTGACATCGACCGACAAAGAAATAATGACCAGGTTTATTGCAAGAAAAAGCCAATACATCGCCTATGACAAGGACGATCGCGCAGTATTTATGGCAGAGAGCGAGTGGATGTTGAAAATGGCCCGTGAGGATTATCCGCAAATTGAATTTCATTTCACTTCGGAATTTAAAACTGAACAGCAACATAAAACGTATTGA